From a single Loigolactobacillus coryniformis subsp. coryniformis KCTC 3167 = DSM 20001 genomic region:
- a CDS encoding TetR/AcrR family transcriptional regulator has translation MAKKVDLRILRTKKMIFAAFMQLVEEEGFDAVTIQEIADKAMINRTTFYAHFKDKQDLYDQIFTTSMVPFLKILDGETISGNQIKLKTVTSLLTRLFTEIKANRQFYMLALDGANAMRLSELLHDLLAQHYAEIFDHLLITHNQKKIPTDFIISYMTSIFIGTVNWWVRADSDFSPEHMAKLVIQLVANGHLTVLGIEVLDD, from the coding sequence ATGGCTAAAAAAGTGGATCTGCGCATCTTGCGCACCAAAAAAATGATATTTGCCGCCTTCATGCAGCTAGTTGAGGAAGAAGGTTTCGATGCGGTGACGATCCAAGAAATTGCCGATAAAGCCATGATCAATCGGACCACTTTTTATGCCCATTTTAAGGATAAACAAGATCTGTACGATCAGATTTTTACGACGAGCATGGTGCCGTTTCTGAAGATTCTCGATGGTGAGACGATCAGCGGCAATCAAATCAAATTAAAAACCGTTACTAGCTTATTAACGCGTTTATTCACCGAAATCAAAGCTAACCGGCAATTCTATATGCTGGCACTTGATGGTGCTAATGCCATGCGTTTATCCGAATTATTGCACGATTTATTAGCCCAGCACTATGCGGAAATCTTTGATCACCTTTTGATCACCCACAACCAGAAAAAGATTCCCACCGACTTTATCATTTCTTACATGACCTCAATTTTTATTGGCACCGTCAATTGGTGGGTACGCGCTGATAGTGATTTTTCACCTGAGCACATGGCTAAGTTAGTCATCCAACTAGTCGCTAATGGTCACCTGACTGTTCTAGGGATCGAAGTACTGGACGATTAG
- a CDS encoding HAD-IA family hydrolase, with protein MLQALFFDLDGTLTDSQLGIVNSIKYSLNKLQLPELDDATLKLFIGPPLLASYQKYCGLSAVDAQQALLAYREYYTDKGILENKVYAGIPSALAQLQQNYQLYITTSKPELYAQQISDHFALSQYFTAIYGASMDETRAGKSEIIAYAQTETGLVHGQNLVMVGDRENDINGAHDHGLQSIAVTYGFGSQDELSAAVPSAFATAPTELPSIVKQLERPL; from the coding sequence ATGCTACAAGCACTTTTCTTCGATCTCGACGGTACCCTCACTGATTCACAGTTGGGAATCGTTAATTCAATCAAATACTCATTAAATAAATTACAGCTACCAGAATTAGATGACGCGACTTTAAAGTTATTTATTGGACCACCATTACTGGCTTCTTACCAAAAGTATTGTGGTCTCAGTGCCGTTGATGCGCAACAAGCTTTATTAGCGTACCGCGAGTATTACACCGATAAAGGCATTCTGGAAAACAAAGTTTATGCTGGAATTCCTAGTGCACTTGCACAACTACAACAAAATTATCAACTTTATATCACCACGTCAAAGCCAGAATTATACGCACAACAGATCAGCGATCACTTTGCACTCAGTCAATATTTCACGGCAATTTATGGCGCCAGCATGGATGAAACCCGCGCTGGTAAAAGTGAGATTATCGCCTATGCCCAAACCGAAACTGGCTTGGTGCATGGCCAGAACTTGGTCATGGTCGGTGATCGCGAAAATGACATTAATGGGGCCCATGATCATGGTCTGCAAAGTATTGCCGTCACTTATGGCTTCGGCTCCCAAGATGAATTAAGCGCAGCGGTACCGAGTGCTTTTGCAACGGCGCCAACTGAATTACCATCGATCGTTAAGCAGTTGGAGCGGCCACTTTAG
- a CDS encoding helix-turn-helix domain-containing protein, producing the protein MAKHYSVEEKIEILSCLDKGWGITEVTQYHALSTSTVELWRHQYQLKGIDGLKQRKYTHFSQAFKQKVVLEYLNTDTSLPFLRDKYNISNKSVIYQWVKLYTSGNKLEATRRSEMNKGRSTTLKERIEITNWVIAHDYDYSGAMRKFNVSYGQVYSWTKKFKKDGPDGLIDRRGKGKSENDLLTTAEKQALEVKRLKEQVTYLSTENNLLKKLQEIERRDSKRTNIVQLKNYRRK; encoded by the coding sequence TTGGCTAAACATTATAGTGTAGAGGAAAAGATTGAGATATTGTCCTGCTTAGATAAAGGCTGGGGTATAACTGAGGTTACCCAATACCATGCTCTATCTACAAGTACCGTCGAACTTTGGAGACATCAGTATCAACTTAAAGGTATTGATGGACTTAAACAAAGGAAATACACCCACTTCTCTCAAGCGTTTAAGCAAAAGGTTGTCCTTGAATATCTCAATACAGATACCTCACTACCGTTCCTACGTGACAAGTACAATATATCCAATAAATCTGTCATCTATCAGTGGGTAAAACTGTATACTAGTGGTAATAAATTAGAGGCCACTAGGAGATCTGAGATGAATAAAGGAAGATCAACCACTCTCAAAGAGCGGATAGAAATCACAAATTGGGTTATTGCACATGATTATGACTATAGTGGTGCCATGCGTAAGTTCAACGTTTCATATGGTCAGGTATACAGTTGGACTAAGAAGTTTAAGAAAGATGGTCCCGATGGACTCATTGATCGCCGCGGTAAGGGGAAATCTGAAAATGATTTACTCACTACGGCTGAAAAGCAGGCACTGGAAGTTAAGCGACTAAAGGAGCAGGTAACTTACTTGTCTACAGAAAATAATCTTTTAAAAAAATTACAGGAGATAGAAAGAAGGGATTCCAAGAGAACAAATATCGTGCAATTAAAGAATTATCGCAGAAAGTAG
- a CDS encoding nuclear transport factor 2 family protein: MNKAQATQFMTVLYRDVMSRFALDKLDQYFTSNYLQTTNGQQLNYSQVKQHLANLQQNLDHLVFSYFHDVVFDEATQTITVAYQLTATQHNGHQALAEVISIFTFTNDKLSRCHELIIPLMQDDRSFIDLATK, from the coding sequence ATGAACAAAGCACAAGCTACACAATTTATGACGGTACTTTATCGTGATGTCATGAGCCGCTTTGCATTAGATAAATTAGACCAGTATTTCACTTCCAATTATCTTCAAACCACTAATGGTCAACAATTAAATTACAGCCAAGTCAAGCAACACTTAGCCAACTTACAACAGAATCTCGACCATTTAGTTTTTAGTTATTTTCATGATGTGGTTTTTGACGAAGCTACCCAAACGATCACCGTAGCTTACCAACTAACCGCAACACAACATAATGGCCATCAGGCACTAGCTGAGGTGATCTCAATTTTCACTTTTACCAACGACAAGCTTTCGCGTTGTCATGAATTGATAATTCCCTTAATGCAGGATGACCGCAGTTTTATTGATTTAGCCACTAAATGA
- a CDS encoding 2-hydroxyacyl-CoA dehydratase: MTEKLYGGIDVGSTTVKLVIMDAAQQTIFARYERHYSDVKAASKRILEEAIQEIAPTTPIAFTITGSGGMGLANLLQLEFVQEVIACTKTVETLIPQTDVSIELGGEDAKITFFGASLEQRMNGSCAGGTGAFIDQMATLLKTDANGLNEMAKDFETIYPIASRCGVFAKTDVQPLINDGARKADIAASIFQAVVNQTIAGLASGHKIKGKVAFLGGPLYFMDQLRARFIDTLNLAPEDVVFPSDPQLFVAKGAALYAEKQPQINLVTLLDRLEHGDDRVMRPSRSLTPLFKDDDELQEFRKRHAQAKVETRDLASYHGVAFLGIDAGSTTTKVALMSTDHKLLYTYYDNNDGAPLEKTEAILTDLYAKLPADVTIGKACVTGYGEHLIKNALKVDLGEVETVAHYRAAHFFQPDVDFILDIGGQDMKAMTVKNNALTTIKLNEACSSGCGSFIETFATSLKYSVKDFAQAALLAQHPADLGSRCTVFMNSKVKQVQKEGATIGDISAGLSMSVIKNALFKVIKLRRAEDLGKHIVCQGGTFYNEAVLRAFEQISGREVIRPNIAGLMGAYGAALIAETAYETGDETTLLDTKDMQNLTFKKEFMHCGLCENNCALTITICSDGRRFVTGNRCERGEARGMKQRVPKDNGKINLVQEKYKLLFGYRPLRKKEARGVIGIPRVLNMYEDYPLWQTFFTKLGIRAVLSPKGSKKQFESGIETIPSDTVCYPAKQVHGHVQALINKGIHTIFYPGIVYERVENKDAQNHFNCPIVQSYPDVIRNNVDEIRAGQVDYRNPFLNLGDRESTARNLYETFKDFGVTEAEVKVALDAGYAELAHFKQQIQDRGEDTLRMLKQTGERGIVLAGRPYHLDPEINHGIAQIITAEGFHVLTEDSIAHLGDVKGLRVVNQWVYHSRLYAAARVAARDPQLEFVQLNSFGCGLDAIDTDQVEEIMTQYNRLYTCLKIDEGTNMGAVRIRLRSLKAAVAERRRRAIMPEKLHEDEKPVQFTKDMRKDKYTLLMPMMSPIHQQGLVDVALQASGYNVVNLPVDDHHAIDEGQKFVNNDACFPAIISIGQMLEALQSGKYDLDHTAVMMTQTGGGCRATNYIPLIRKALKDAGFAQVPVVSMSLGNQGVEETPGFKLTLPLLKRVALAFLYGDLFERVVYRTRPYEKTPGEIDKMHDQWLKLVQPSVIKGNFHEFKRNVQQIVRDFDTVPLQQLNKPKVGIVGEILVKYSPIANNNIVRLLEREGAEAVVPDIVGFMNYSLYNQIYRYQQFGFAKKSEVLAEMALKLIKWCEKPLQKALTASSRFEGIAAIESLADDASKILSLGNQTGEGWFLTGEMIELLKGGVDNIICMQPFGCLPNHVVGKGVVKELRHQYPQANIAPIDYDPGVSIVNQLNRIRLMLATANKNLATQQTVVTPVNSGQKLSTVGSQV, encoded by the coding sequence ATGACGGAGAAACTTTATGGTGGCATTGACGTCGGCTCGACGACGGTTAAGTTGGTCATTATGGACGCGGCGCAGCAAACAATATTTGCCCGTTATGAGCGGCATTATTCGGATGTAAAAGCGGCGAGTAAACGGATCTTAGAGGAAGCGATTCAGGAAATTGCACCGACAACGCCGATTGCTTTTACGATCACTGGCTCTGGTGGTATGGGGCTAGCCAACTTGTTACAATTGGAATTTGTGCAGGAAGTTATTGCTTGTACTAAAACGGTCGAAACGTTGATTCCGCAAACTGACGTTAGTATTGAACTCGGTGGTGAGGATGCGAAGATCACGTTCTTTGGCGCATCGCTAGAGCAGCGAATGAACGGTAGTTGTGCTGGTGGTACTGGGGCATTTATCGATCAAATGGCAACACTATTAAAAACGGATGCCAACGGCTTGAATGAAATGGCCAAGGATTTTGAAACGATTTATCCAATCGCATCACGTTGTGGGGTGTTCGCTAAAACTGACGTACAGCCTTTGATCAACGATGGTGCACGTAAAGCTGATATTGCAGCAAGTATTTTTCAAGCGGTGGTCAATCAGACTATCGCTGGTTTGGCGTCTGGTCATAAAATTAAAGGTAAGGTCGCCTTTTTAGGTGGGCCACTATACTTTATGGATCAGTTGCGGGCGCGGTTCATTGATACATTGAATTTGGCGCCTGAAGATGTGGTCTTCCCAAGTGATCCCCAGCTGTTTGTTGCCAAAGGCGCAGCGTTATATGCTGAAAAACAGCCGCAAATCAACTTGGTGACTTTACTTGATCGTTTGGAACATGGTGACGATCGGGTCATGCGGCCATCACGGTCGTTGACGCCATTATTTAAAGATGATGACGAGTTACAGGAATTTCGTAAGCGCCATGCTCAAGCCAAAGTTGAAACCCGTGATTTGGCTAGTTATCATGGTGTGGCTTTTCTGGGGATCGATGCTGGCTCCACAACAACTAAAGTTGCTTTAATGAGCACTGATCATAAATTGCTGTACACTTATTACGATAACAATGATGGTGCGCCGCTAGAGAAAACAGAAGCCATTTTGACTGACTTATACGCTAAATTACCGGCTGATGTCACGATTGGTAAAGCTTGTGTGACTGGCTACGGCGAACATTTGATCAAGAATGCGCTAAAAGTTGATCTCGGTGAGGTCGAAACAGTGGCCCATTATCGGGCTGCCCATTTCTTCCAGCCTGATGTTGATTTTATTTTAGATATCGGCGGCCAGGATATGAAGGCAATGACAGTTAAAAATAATGCGCTGACCACGATCAAGTTAAATGAAGCTTGTTCTTCTGGTTGTGGCTCGTTTATCGAAACTTTTGCCACTTCGTTGAAATATAGTGTGAAGGATTTTGCGCAGGCAGCGTTATTGGCTCAACACCCAGCTGATCTTGGTTCACGTTGTACCGTCTTCATGAACTCAAAGGTTAAGCAGGTGCAAAAAGAAGGCGCCACGATCGGCGATATTTCAGCTGGTTTATCGATGTCAGTCATCAAGAATGCCTTGTTTAAAGTTATTAAATTGCGTCGGGCCGAGGATTTAGGCAAACACATTGTCTGCCAAGGTGGTACTTTCTATAATGAAGCTGTTTTGCGTGCGTTTGAACAGATCTCTGGTCGTGAAGTGATCCGGCCGAATATTGCTGGTTTAATGGGTGCTTATGGTGCAGCTTTGATTGCTGAAACTGCCTATGAAACAGGCGATGAAACGACCTTACTTGATACCAAAGATATGCAAAACTTGACCTTTAAAAAGGAATTCATGCATTGTGGTTTATGCGAAAATAATTGTGCCTTAACGATCACGATTTGTAGTGACGGTCGTCGCTTTGTCACCGGAAATCGCTGTGAACGCGGTGAAGCTCGTGGGATGAAGCAGCGAGTACCGAAGGACAACGGTAAAATTAATTTAGTTCAAGAAAAATATAAGCTATTGTTCGGCTATCGCCCATTACGTAAAAAGGAAGCTCGCGGCGTGATTGGTATTCCCCGGGTACTAAATATGTATGAGGATTATCCATTATGGCAGACTTTCTTTACTAAATTAGGGATTCGCGCAGTGTTATCACCAAAAGGCAGCAAAAAGCAATTTGAATCTGGGATCGAAACTATTCCTAGTGACACTGTTTGTTATCCAGCTAAACAGGTCCACGGTCATGTACAGGCTTTGATCAATAAAGGTATTCATACGATTTTCTATCCTGGGATCGTCTATGAACGTGTAGAAAATAAAGACGCACAGAACCATTTTAACTGCCCCATCGTACAATCCTATCCTGATGTGATCCGCAATAATGTGGACGAGATTCGTGCGGGTCAGGTTGATTATCGTAATCCATTTTTGAACTTGGGTGATCGTGAGTCGACTGCGCGTAACTTGTATGAAACTTTTAAAGATTTTGGTGTGACTGAAGCTGAAGTTAAAGTTGCTTTGGATGCTGGTTACGCTGAATTAGCACATTTCAAACAACAGATTCAAGACCGTGGCGAAGATACACTGCGGATGTTAAAACAAACTGGCGAGCGTGGAATCGTTCTAGCTGGTCGCCCTTATCATTTGGATCCCGAGATCAATCATGGGATCGCACAGATCATTACCGCTGAAGGCTTCCATGTACTAACCGAAGATTCGATCGCACATTTAGGTGATGTCAAAGGCTTACGCGTGGTTAATCAGTGGGTGTATCATTCACGGTTGTACGCTGCAGCACGGGTTGCTGCCCGGGACCCACAGTTGGAATTTGTCCAGTTGAACTCCTTTGGTTGTGGCTTGGATGCGATTGATACCGACCAGGTCGAAGAAATCATGACCCAATACAATCGTTTGTACACTTGTTTGAAAATTGATGAGGGGACAAACATGGGCGCTGTCCGGATTCGGTTGCGGTCATTAAAGGCAGCAGTCGCTGAACGGCGTCGGCGTGCAATCATGCCCGAGAAGTTACATGAAGATGAAAAGCCCGTACAGTTTACCAAAGATATGCGTAAAGATAAATATACATTGTTAATGCCGATGATGTCACCGATCCATCAGCAAGGTTTAGTTGATGTGGCCTTGCAAGCATCTGGTTACAACGTGGTCAATTTGCCAGTTGATGACCATCATGCGATTGATGAAGGCCAGAAATTCGTCAATAACGATGCCTGTTTCCCAGCCATTATTTCCATTGGTCAAATGTTAGAAGCACTGCAGAGTGGTAAGTACGATCTTGATCATACTGCTGTAATGATGACCCAAACTGGTGGTGGCTGCCGGGCGACTAACTACATTCCGTTGATTCGTAAAGCATTAAAGGATGCCGGTTTTGCCCAGGTGCCAGTGGTTTCCATGTCATTAGGTAATCAGGGTGTTGAAGAAACACCTGGCTTCAAGTTGACGTTACCATTGTTGAAACGAGTTGCGTTAGCCTTCTTGTACGGCGATTTATTTGAACGGGTGGTTTATCGCACACGGCCGTACGAAAAAACGCCTGGTGAGATTGATAAAATGCATGATCAATGGTTGAAATTAGTTCAGCCGAGTGTGATCAAAGGCAATTTCCACGAATTTAAGCGCAACGTGCAACAAATCGTCCGTGATTTCGACACGGTACCGTTGCAACAATTGAATAAGCCGAAAGTGGGTATCGTTGGCGAAATTTTAGTCAAATACTCACCAATTGCCAATAATAATATTGTCCGTTTGCTTGAACGCGAAGGCGCTGAAGCCGTTGTTCCCGATATTGTTGGCTTTATGAACTATTCGTTATACAATCAGATCTACCGTTACCAGCAATTCGGCTTTGCTAAAAAGTCAGAAGTTTTAGCTGAAATGGCGTTGAAACTGATCAAATGGTGTGAAAAGCCATTGCAAAAAGCGTTGACCGCTTCTAGTCGTTTTGAGGGTATCGCCGCAATCGAAAGCTTAGCCGATGATGCTAGCAAGATCCTTTCATTAGGCAATCAAACTGGTGAAGGCTGGTTCTTAACCGGTGAAATGATCGAGTTGCTCAAAGGCGGAGTGGACAACATTATCTGTATGCAACCCTTCGGCTGTTTACCAAATCATGTCGTCGGTAAAGGCGTTGTCAAAGAATTACGCCACCAGTACCCACAGGCTAATATTGCACCAATCGATTATGATCCTGGTGTTTCGATCGTTAATCAGTTGAACCGTATCCGTTTAATGTTAGCAACTGCCAACAAAAACTTGGCCACACAACAAACTGTTGTTACACCGGTGAATAGTGGCCAAAAACTCTCTACGGTTGGTTCACAAGTTTAA
- a CDS encoding DUF488 domain-containing protein — MQIKLERIYTKTADHSGYRLLVDRLWPRGISKVNAALDDWNKAIAPSNDLRKWFNHDVAKYPEFRRRYLAELAANPATTDFLNTLKQHAIVIFLFGAKDEQHNQAVVLKEYVEKQNNA, encoded by the coding sequence ATGCAAATCAAATTAGAACGAATCTATACTAAAACGGCTGATCATTCCGGTTATCGGCTTTTAGTTGACCGATTATGGCCGCGCGGAATCAGTAAAGTCAACGCCGCGTTAGATGATTGGAATAAGGCGATCGCACCCTCAAATGACTTACGCAAATGGTTTAATCATGATGTTGCTAAATACCCTGAATTTCGCCGACGTTATCTAGCCGAATTAGCAGCCAATCCAGCCACTACTGATTTTTTAAATACGCTGAAACAGCATGCAATCGTGATTTTTCTATTTGGTGCCAAAGATGAACAACATAATCAAGCGGTTGTATTAAAAGAATACGTTGAAAAGCAAAATAACGCCTAA
- a CDS encoding GyrI-like domain-containing protein, with amino-acid sequence MSEKYEWRKQEKAIYPTRQKPSIVELSPQNFITITGQGDPNQPEFSRRIAALYAISYTIKMAPKKAINFAGAFDYTVFPLEAFWTLPAGFSGEVKDHKEMLQYKMMLKQPEFVTPTVFAQAKELAAAKIPTDLVPKLNLETISEGLVAMQLHVGPFDNEPASFAKLQTYLDSAGYRRTSLAHKEIYLSDFRRTAPEKLKTILRVSVAKVAAPTA; translated from the coding sequence ATGAGTGAAAAGTATGAATGGCGCAAACAAGAAAAAGCAATTTATCCGACACGACAAAAACCAAGTATCGTTGAACTTAGTCCGCAGAATTTTATCACAATAACTGGCCAGGGTGATCCCAATCAACCAGAATTTAGCCGCCGAATCGCCGCCTTATATGCAATCAGTTATACCATTAAAATGGCGCCGAAAAAGGCGATCAATTTTGCGGGCGCATTTGACTACACCGTGTTTCCTTTGGAAGCTTTCTGGACATTGCCAGCTGGCTTTAGTGGTGAGGTTAAGGATCACAAAGAGATGCTGCAATATAAAATGATGCTAAAACAACCTGAGTTTGTGACGCCAACTGTTTTTGCGCAAGCTAAGGAGTTAGCTGCAGCTAAAATTCCGACTGATTTGGTGCCCAAATTGAATCTAGAAACTATCAGTGAAGGACTAGTGGCAATGCAATTACATGTAGGGCCATTTGATAATGAACCAGCCAGCTTCGCTAAACTGCAAACCTACTTAGATTCAGCCGGCTACCGGCGGACCAGCTTGGCACATAAAGAGATTTATTTATCGGATTTTCGGCGTACCGCGCCGGAAAAACTGAAAACTATTCTGCGGGTCTCTGTGGCTAAAGTGGCCGCTCCAACTGCTTAA
- a CDS encoding IS3 family transposase, which yields MKELSQKVDERSGKVFSVALSCQLMQVARSSYYAWLNHVPSKRNIDDQGILDYVIQLEEAHNYIFGVNRLVMHVNDDTQYHVSNSKMRRIMRENNIVASIKTKRKPRKNRKEEIISKNLLLNEDYTHNFKPGYANKYWVTDCTELLYGINNQCKLRLSAIKDLYDHSIIAWMVDDTETAKLVTETFKLAIENEPGAVPEILHSDRGSGYVSGLFNTTLSAEGVLHSMSRPGEPGDNSSIESFWSHMKEEYFRFHTSNTKQELIDNIAEFMNWYNNERRQSTLKGMTPKEFRNHASKNIA from the coding sequence ATTAAAGAATTATCGCAGAAAGTAGATGAAAGAAGTGGAAAAGTCTTCAGTGTAGCTCTGAGCTGCCAACTTATGCAAGTTGCACGTTCATCTTACTATGCCTGGTTAAACCATGTTCCATCGAAAAGGAATATCGATGATCAAGGCATCCTAGATTACGTCATTCAATTAGAAGAAGCACACAACTATATCTTTGGGGTAAATCGCTTAGTGATGCATGTAAATGATGATACACAATATCATGTATCCAATAGTAAAATGCGACGAATCATGAGAGAAAATAATATAGTAGCTTCAATTAAGACCAAACGTAAACCAAGGAAAAATCGTAAAGAAGAAATTATCAGTAAAAATTTACTACTGAACGAAGACTATACGCACAACTTTAAGCCCGGGTACGCTAATAAATATTGGGTTACAGACTGTACCGAGTTACTCTATGGCATTAATAATCAGTGTAAGCTTCGGCTCAGTGCAATAAAGGATCTGTATGACCATTCGATAATTGCGTGGATGGTAGATGATACAGAAACCGCAAAATTGGTAACAGAGACATTTAAGTTAGCGATTGAGAATGAACCTGGTGCAGTACCTGAAATACTGCACAGTGATCGCGGTAGCGGATATGTGTCAGGGCTGTTTAACACTACCTTATCGGCTGAAGGAGTCTTGCATAGTATGTCGCGACCGGGAGAACCAGGTGATAATAGTTCAATTGAGAGCTTCTGGAGCCATATGAAAGAAGAGTACTTTAGGTTCCACACTTCAAACACAAAGCAAGAATTAATAGACAACATAGCAGAATTTATGAACTGGTATAACAATGAACGCCGACAAAGCACACTAAAAGGCATGACTCCGAAAGAATTTCGAAATCATGCCTCAAAAAATATTGCCTGA
- a CDS encoding tyrosine-protein phosphatase, protein MTTEVTDLRALPITSGSNFRELGGYQTINGQHIKYHKVLRSGRLAPLNQHDLTYLDNYGVRIDVDLRSADEVKQAPDKVPTNATYKYLPVFDYDQTQNSQTLQQLELEYQGNPNHGHEHMKTVYHNMIADPHAKQIYHQFFELLLSNSADGAATLFHCTAGKDRTGMAAVFFMTALGVDAKTIKTDYLLTNTIAAPHINARLNELKTQHASADTIANIRSLLSVHADYLATALKQVKQESGDLNNYLHEGLQLTDHDLQDLRKIYLTD, encoded by the coding sequence ATGACGACAGAAGTAACTGATTTACGGGCACTCCCAATTACAAGCGGCAGTAACTTTCGCGAATTAGGTGGCTATCAAACGATCAATGGTCAGCACATTAAATACCATAAAGTACTGCGTTCCGGCCGCTTGGCGCCACTTAATCAACACGACCTCACCTACCTCGACAACTATGGTGTGCGAATTGATGTTGACTTGCGCTCCGCCGATGAAGTCAAACAAGCTCCAGACAAGGTGCCCACCAATGCCACCTACAAATATTTACCAGTGTTTGACTACGATCAAACACAAAACTCACAAACATTACAGCAACTAGAACTTGAATATCAAGGTAATCCCAATCATGGTCATGAACACATGAAAACTGTTTATCATAATATGATTGCGGATCCTCACGCTAAACAGATCTATCATCAGTTCTTCGAGCTTTTGTTAAGTAATTCTGCTGACGGCGCTGCGACTTTATTCCATTGCACTGCCGGTAAAGATCGGACTGGAATGGCAGCTGTTTTCTTCATGACCGCGCTTGGTGTCGATGCCAAAACGATCAAAACCGACTATCTGCTAACCAATACGATTGCCGCACCGCATATCAACGCACGGTTAAACGAATTAAAAACGCAACACGCGTCTGCCGATACGATTGCTAATATTCGCTCATTACTCAGCGTCCATGCCGATTACTTGGCAACAGCGCTTAAGCAAGTCAAACAAGAGTCTGGCGACCTCAACAACTATTTGCATGAGGGATTACAATTAACCGATCACGATCTGCAAGATCTACGTAAAATCTATTTAACTGATTAA